One Channa argus isolate prfri chromosome 17, Channa argus male v1.0, whole genome shotgun sequence genomic window, atttttaagtttatgtGCACTCTCAAGTCCAAAGGTAAAAATCCTCACACGGAtcttttttgctctttctctAGCacttaaatatttctaaacagACAAAATTACCGGATGTTTCTACGAAGTCCTACAGTCCAGATGTCCAATCACAATAGAGAGCGgaacaaaaagcaaagtgaCGTCCAGCTGAAGTAAATAAAGGAAGTGAAAGCAGCGTTAAAAAGTTGACGGTGGTATAAGTTctgtaagttttttgtttttttgcagcaaCAAACTACATTTCGATCACCATCGGAGCTTTACAGAGGATCATCTACCGGAAGTAAAGCATAAATAGCGTTAGTTTAGTGGAAGATAGTGGTGTTACCtcatgtgatgtgtgtgtttttgtaatagCGAAGCTGCGATGTCTTCGGTTCAGTGTTTGAGGACGTTTGTTAACGAGCGACTAACTGCTGCTGCAGAAGAAATTTTCGGAGTGTTTCACAAAACAATCGTCGAGTACGAGGAGCAAATCAGACTGCTGGAAATCGTTTGGAAACCCGAAATAAAGCTTCACAGGATCGGTATGTAAACTCACATCGAGTGGATGAGACGCGCATATGATCCAAATAATATATAAGTTAACTTCTTTTGCAGCATGTAAAGAGGAAGTGTTTAGCGCCACGTGTTTTTTAGGAAGTGATGCTAAGAGAAGTACTCAGTTTATATACTCAAGTAATGTCCTCCATTGTGGAAGTGCTCTGTAAAAATGTCAGGTTAGAATTGGCCCAATCACCTATTTCTCATTGatatttattgatgtttttgtgtgtaaacatCACAAATGTCGCAAGGATACAATATACACTGACATGATCACACATAATTCATTGGTTTGCTATGTTTGGTAATGAAAATCTTCATTAGTAAAGAGACTAAATGTGTTAAACCTTGTGTTCGTGTGGTAAGAAATAGTGCTTAACTCCAATTTGTGAGACTGAAAGCATAATTTCAAATGCAAGTATTCAAGTGTCACACTTTTAACAATTCATACTAAGTTTCCATCACCAAGTAAAGATGGTTGAAAttctttaattaattcattttttgtgGTGTGGACAATTGAAGGCATTGCAGTCCCGCTACTAAAGTGATGGggaatataatattatataatataatttcttATTGAGTATTTTACTAAAATGTGGGCAAgaccactaccactaccactgTAGTGATCATGCTTCTGCTTGTCCCTCCAGAGCATCATGTTgttaaggaggaggaggttctCGCTGACCAGCAAGTCTCTAACCAGCACTGGAACCCCATTGCAGACCAAGTGGACTCAGTGCCAACACAGGTTAAAGAGGACCAGGAGGAACACAGCCTAActcaggaggaagaggagcttGTAGTGAAGCAGGAGACGGATAGCTTTATTTTGACTCTTAGCGATGTGGAAATTTACGACAGAGAAACAGAATCAAATGATAACCAACTGCTGCTTTCTCACAACTCTCCTATAACTGAGAGCCAAGAGCAGCTCCTGCCGCAACATGTCTgtatggaggaggaggaggaggaggaggtccAGGACCAGCAGCTCTATAACCGGAATCAAAACTCTCATCTGGACCCAGATCCAGCAAAAACTAAAGGTGAAGAGGAGGAACACTGCAGCAGTCAGGTTAAAGAGCAGCTTGTAGTGAAGCAGAAGGCCGATGCCTTTATGTTGATTCCTGCACATGAAAAAACTGACCACCGTGAACCACTACCACTCAGTGACCCCCTGTTCCTCTCTGACAACTCCCAAGATCAGAAAAGAAGGAAGCATGTAGACTCAAGCTCAGCTGGGaataaaaaggagagaaatgtGCACAACTCTAACAGATCAGGTAAAAAGTCCTTTAAATGTGACACTTGtggaaaagcttttaaatataGATCTGAATTTAATATACATATGAGAATCCACACAGGTGAGAAGCCATATTCTTGTGagaaatgtgagaaatgtttcagttataGATGTAACATGTTGTCCCATATGCGAACGCATACAGATGAGAAGCCATATTCTTGTGATAAATGTGAGGAACGTTTCAGATATAGAAAGAGCATGTTGGCCCATATGAGAATACATACAGATGAGAAGCCATATTCTTGTGATAAATGTGAGGAACGTTTCACATATAGAAATAGCATGTTGGCCCATATGAGAACGCATACAGGTGAGAAGCCATATTCTTGTGATAAATGTGAGAAACGTTTCAGATATAGACGTAACATGTTGAACCATATGAGAACACATACAGGTGAGAAGCCATATTCTTGTGATAAATGTGAGAAACGTTTCAGATATAGAAATAGCATGTTGGTCCATATGAGAATACATACAGGTGAGAAGCCATATTCTTGCAACACATGTGGAAAAGGTTTCATTCATAAAAGGGATTGTTTGGATCACATGAGAACTCACACAGGTGAGAAGCCGTATTTGTGCGAGACTTGTGGCAAAAGTCTTAGAAATAGAAAAACGTTTTTGATCCATAAAAGAGCCCACACAGGCGAGAATTCATATTTGTGCACAATATGTGGTCAAACTTTCAAATCCAGATCAGGCTTATTGGTCCACAGGAGAACTCACACAGGTGAGAAGCCATGTTCTTGTAAAACATGTGGAAAAAGCTTTACAAATAACGGTGATCTAAAAGTCCACAGGAAAACTCACACAGGTGAGAAGCCGTATTCTTGTGAAACATGTGAGAAAagtttcaaatataaaaaggCTTGTTTGGATCACATGAGAATTCACACAGGTGAGAAGCCGTATTTGTGTGAGACTTGTGGCAAAAGCCTTAGAAGTAGAAAAGGGTTTTTGATGCATAAAAGAGCCCACACAGGCGAGAATTCATATTTGTGCACAATATGTGGTAAAACTCTCAAATCCAGATCAGGCTTATTGGTCCACATCAGAACCCACACAGGTGAGACCCCTTACCTCTGCAAAATCTGTGGGAGAAGATTTAATGACAGCTCAATACTGAGCAATCACATGAGAACTCACACAGGTGAGAAGCCATATTCTTGTGAAATATGTGGAAAAAGCTTTACAATTAGCGGTGAGCTAAAAATCCACAAGAGAAGTCACACAGGTGAGAAGCCGTATTCTTGTGAAATATGTGGGAAAAGTTTTGTGAGAAACACCGTGTTGAAGCTTCACATTAAAACTCACACAGGTGAGAAGCCGTATTCTTGTGAAATATGTGGAAAAAGCTATACATTTAGCGGTGAGCTAAAAATCCACAAGAGAACTCACACAGGTGAGAAGCCGTATTCCTGTGAAACATGTGGCAAAAGTTTTGTACGAAGCTGCGCTTTGAAAGTTCACATTAAAACTCACACAGGTGAGAAGCCATACTCCTGCCACACCTGTGGGAAAAGCTTTAGGGGGAAGACGGCATCACTAAAGCACATGAAAATACACACTGCTGAGAAGTCATAGCCTCTTAACACCTGTAAGaagcaaatggaaaaaacacGTACTTCAAGCATTCATACATGTTaaaagttgtttgtgtgtaaaagtatTAGAGCTttcgtgagtgtgaatgggtgaataagatgcagtgtaaagcgctttaagtgccaataggtagaaaagcgctatataagtgcagaccatttaccatttaaaagttgtttgtgtgtaaaagtatTAGAGCTTTCGGCCAAAGTGTTTATTTATAGACGACATGTGAATTGCCCCCACACTGGTGAGATATCACATGGAGTTCAACAAACGTTCATCAGAAAGGAAATATTTGAGGTATGGGGCACTGGGAGAACATTAGGTTCACATCTgcatacattttcaataaatgaATAGCTTTTATTATAAAGTGTTAAATATTGTGACATACGCAGATGACTCAACTTTATATACATGAGGTTCTACAACTGACGAGtgaatttaattgttttaatccaGAGTAAAATCCACTGTTGGAATggaaaaaggtttaaatgtgtcaaaacCAACACCACTGTGAATAGAGCAACCAAATGATGATAAACTAAGATGCTTATATTAATAAAGTGTTTATTCCATTGAAGTTATGGTTATAGGTATTATCAATTGTGATGGGCAATATGATTGTTGTCATGTCTATATGATTGATCAGTAATCTGGTCGGGTCAAATATCACTGTGAAtcattggaaataaaaaaaatattgcaaagttgatttgtttcttattttcagtttaaaatcaGGTGTCGTGCTTTACATTGTTGCTTGGATTTAATTCCAAAGGTTTACACTGCATATTTTCTGAGATGTGGGACAAAATCCATGTTTACTATTATTCGGCAGTTTGTACTCCcttaaacattaataatatttgtatattttacattgttaCAATGTCTGTTGTAACTGGATTGTATAAATGTAGAATTTACTGTATTGAGATGAATAATTTTATATAGTATCTACTACTTTTTATTGATAATTTG contains:
- the LOC137102318 gene encoding zinc finger protein 709-like isoform X2, which gives rise to MSSVQCLRTFVNERLTAAAEEIFGVFHKTIVEYEEQIRLLEIVWKPEIKLHRIEHHVVKEEEVLADQQVSNQHWNPIADQVDSVPTQVKEDQEEHSLTQEEEELVVKQETDSFILTLSDVEIYDRETESNDNQLLLSHNSPITESQEQLLPQHVCMEEEEEEEVQDQQLYNRNQNSHLDPDPAKTKGEEEEHCSSQVKEQLVVKQKADAFMLIPAHEKTDHREPLPLSDPLFLSDNSQDQKRRKHVDSSSAGNKKERNVHNSNRSGKKSFKCDTCGKAFKYRSEFNIHMRIHTGEKPYSCEKCEKCFSYRCNMLSHMRTHTDEKPYSCDKCEERFRYRKSMLAHMRIHTDEKPYSCDKCEERFTYRNSMLAHMRTHTGEKPYSCDKCEKRFRYRRNMLNHMRTHTGEKPYSCDKCEKRFRYRNSMLVHMRIHTGEKPYSCNTCGKGFIHKRDCLDHMRTHTGEKPYLCETCGKSLRNRKTFLIHKRAHTGENSYLCTICGQTFKSRSGLLVHRRTHTGEKPCSCKTCGKSFTNNGDLKVHRKTHTGEKPYSCETCEKSFKYKKACLDHMRIHTGEKPYLCETCGKSLRSRKGFLMHKRAHTGENSYLCTICGKTLKSRSGLLVHIRTHTGETPYLCKICGRRFNDSSILSNHMRTHTGEKPYSCEICGKSFTISGELKIHKRSHTGEKPYSCEICGKSFVRNTVLKLHIKTHTGEKPYSCEICGKSYTFSGELKIHKRTHTGEKPYSCETCGKSFVRSCALKVHIKTHTGEKPYSCHTCGKSFRGKTASLKHMKIHTAEKS